The following coding sequences lie in one Phorcysia thermohydrogeniphila genomic window:
- a CDS encoding GGDEF domain-containing protein — protein MIVTIIFSFTYYLLKGYLYVLFWYSLIPLIAGIFYDVRKTIYASLIPLVVNTLIFPLVEFNKFGFKGSEAEGILLISVESLLSYFAFTIAVVIYRSFLDNYQKVVESLVERDSLTGAFSRRKLFKILEERFRVSLEKAEPLSLLMLDIDRFKKVNDTYGHQVGDLVLKKLVEVVKKSVRSSDVVGRYGGEEFLIVLPNTQLGDALKVAEKIRKNVENTNFPVVGEVTISIGVTAGDRNTLRNKNLDSLIQEADDALYLAKKRGRNRVETVLELVRV, from the coding sequence ATGATAGTTACAATCATTTTTTCTTTTACCTACTATCTTTTAAAAGGCTATCTCTATGTTCTTTTCTGGTATTCCCTAATACCTTTAATTGCCGGTATCTTTTACGATGTAAGGAAAACGATTTATGCCTCCTTAATTCCGTTGGTTGTTAATACCCTGATTTTTCCACTTGTTGAATTTAACAAATTTGGCTTTAAGGGTTCAGAGGCAGAAGGAATTCTTTTAATATCCGTAGAATCTTTGTTGTCTTACTTTGCCTTTACTATTGCTGTAGTTATTTATAGGTCCTTTCTGGACAACTACCAGAAAGTTGTTGAGTCCCTTGTGGAGAGGGATTCTTTGACTGGTGCTTTCAGTAGAAGGAAACTCTTTAAAATCCTTGAGGAAAGGTTTAGGGTAAGTCTTGAGAAGGCGGAGCCATTGTCTCTTTTAATGTTGGATATAGACCGTTTCAAAAAGGTGAACGATACCTACGGTCATCAAGTTGGTGACTTGGTGCTCAAGAAATTGGTAGAGGTAGTTAAGAAGAGCGTTAGGAGTAGCGACGTGGTTGGTCGTTACGGAGGGGAAGAGTTCTTGATTGTTCTTCCAAACACCCAGCTAGGAGATGCTCTAAAAGTGGCAGAGAAGATAAGGAAGAATGTTGAAAACACCAATTTCCCTGTTGTTGGGGAAGTTACTATAAGTATTGGTGTAACGGCCGGAGATAGAAATACTCTGAGGAATAAAAATTTAGATTCTCTGATTCAGGAAGCAGATGACGCTCTTTACTTAGCTAAGAAGAGGGGTAGAAATAGGGTAGAGACCGTTCTTGAATTAGTACGGGTTTAG
- the groL gene encoding chaperonin GroEL (60 kDa chaperone family; promotes refolding of misfolded polypeptides especially under stressful conditions; forms two stacked rings of heptamers to form a barrel-shaped 14mer; ends can be capped by GroES; misfolded proteins enter the barrel where they are refolded when GroES binds), with the protein MAGKEIIFADEARQKIKAGVDKLANAVKATMGPGGRNVVLERKFGSPVVTKDGVTVAKEIELADPVENIGAQLVKEVAQKTADKAGDGTTTATVLAQAIFSEGLRYITAGDNAIEVKRGIDEAVKTIVDELKEISKPVETKEQIAQVATISANYDREIGELIAEAMDKVGKEGVITVEEAKGLETTLEVVEGMQFDRGYLSPYFVTDPDKMECVLENPYILIYGKKISNIRELLPVLEQVAREGRPLLVIAEDVEGEALATLVVNKLRGTLQVCAVKAPGFGERRKAMLQDIAILTGGTAILEDLGIKLENVTLDMLGQADKVVVDKEHTTIIGGKGKPEDIEGRIKQIKAELEKATSEYDKEKLQERLAKLAGGVAIIKVGAATEAELKEKKARVEDALHATRAAVEEGIVPGGGTALIAAARKLDELIKKLDEAGEVSKRHGVEIVKKAVEFPLRQIADNAGYAGQVVVEKVKELINEKGVNWGFNARTGEYEDLVAAGIIDPTKVERVALQNAASAAGLLLTTEATVTEIPEKEEKTGGGMPEF; encoded by the coding sequence ATGGCTGGAAAAGAAATTATCTTTGCAGATGAGGCAAGGCAGAAAATAAAGGCTGGTGTAGATAAACTTGCAAACGCTGTTAAAGCTACAATGGGTCCCGGCGGAAGGAACGTCGTCCTTGAAAGGAAGTTTGGTTCTCCAGTAGTCACCAAGGATGGCGTTACCGTTGCAAAAGAGATTGAACTTGCCGACCCAGTTGAAAACATCGGTGCTCAGCTTGTAAAAGAGGTTGCCCAGAAAACAGCCGACAAGGCAGGTGACGGAACAACTACAGCTACTGTTCTCGCTCAGGCTATCTTCAGCGAAGGTCTCAGGTACATCACCGCTGGCGACAATGCAATTGAAGTTAAGAGGGGAATTGACGAGGCTGTTAAGACAATCGTTGACGAACTTAAAGAGATTTCCAAGCCTGTAGAGACCAAGGAGCAAATTGCACAGGTAGCAACAATCTCTGCTAACTACGACAGGGAAATCGGCGAACTTATCGCCGAAGCTATGGACAAGGTTGGAAAAGAGGGTGTTATCACTGTAGAGGAAGCTAAGGGTCTTGAGACAACACTTGAAGTTGTTGAAGGTATGCAGTTTGACAGAGGATACCTCTCTCCATACTTCGTAACCGACCCAGACAAGATGGAGTGCGTTCTTGAGAATCCATACATCCTCATCTACGGTAAGAAGATCAGCAACATCAGGGAGCTCCTGCCTGTACTTGAGCAGGTAGCAAGGGAAGGCAGACCACTCCTCGTAATCGCTGAAGACGTTGAAGGCGAAGCTCTTGCAACACTCGTAGTTAACAAGCTCCGTGGAACGCTCCAAGTATGCGCAGTTAAAGCTCCCGGCTTCGGTGAGAGAAGGAAGGCTATGCTCCAAGACATCGCTATCCTCACTGGCGGAACTGCTATCCTCGAGGACCTCGGAATCAAGCTTGAAAACGTTACACTTGACATGCTTGGACAGGCCGACAAGGTCGTTGTTGATAAAGAGCACACCACAATTATCGGCGGTAAGGGTAAGCCAGAAGACATTGAAGGCAGAATCAAGCAGATCAAGGCTGAGCTTGAGAAAGCTACCTCTGAGTACGACAAGGAAAAGCTTCAGGAGAGACTTGCTAAGCTTGCAGGTGGCGTAGCTATCATCAAGGTCGGTGCTGCAACTGAAGCTGAACTCAAGGAGAAGAAGGCAAGGGTTGAGGACGCCCTCCACGCAACAAGGGCTGCAGTTGAGGAAGGTATCGTTCCCGGTGGTGGAACTGCACTCATCGCAGCAGCAAGGAAGCTTGACGAGCTCATCAAGAAGCTTGATGAAGCTGGCGAAGTAAGCAAGAGACACGGAGTAGAAATCGTCAAGAAGGCCGTTGAGTTCCCACTCAGGCAAATTGCTGACAACGCCGGTTACGCTGGTCAGGTAGTTGTTGAGAAGGTTAAGGAGCTCATCAACGAGAAAGGCGTTAACTGGGGATTCAACGCAAGGACTGGCGAGTACGAGGACCTCGTAGCTGCCGGAATCATTGACCCAACCAAGGTTGAAAGGGTAGCTCTCCAGAACGCTGCATCTGCAGCTGGACTCCTCCTCACAACAGAAGCTACTGTAACTGAGATTCCTGAGAAAGAAGAGAAAACTGGCGGCGGAATGCCTGAGTTCTAA
- the groES gene encoding co-chaperone GroES, protein MKLKPLYDRVVVKKIEVEQKTAGGIILPDTAKEESQIGEVIAVGEGKLLENGEVRPLKVKVGDKVLFSKYAGNEVKVEGEELLILREEDILAIVEE, encoded by the coding sequence ATGAAGCTCAAACCGCTCTATGACAGAGTAGTTGTAAAGAAGATTGAAGTAGAACAAAAGACTGCAGGAGGAATCATCCTTCCCGATACTGCCAAGGAAGAATCCCAAATTGGTGAAGTAATCGCTGTAGGCGAAGGTAAGCTCCTTGAAAACGGAGAGGTAAGACCACTCAAAGTTAAGGTTGGTGATAAGGTTCTCTTCAGCAAGTACGCCGGAAACGAAGTTAAGGTTGAAGGGGAAGAGCTTCTCATCCTCAGGGAAGAGGACATCCTCGCAATCGTAGAAGAGTAA
- a CDS encoding Crp/Fnr family transcriptional regulator, translating into MEFLRQIPIFSGLTKEQLESLANISVLRNYPKGTVIFNPSQKAEGFYALKSGKVKIYRTNRGKEQIIRIFTAPAFFGEAAGFMGSNFPAWAEAIEDSEVVFIPRKAFIQLMKVDPEIAMRLMAVMAQRLVYLTNVIESLSLKDALSKVASYILRQAQEKEGEEFVFRTNLAAMELGLTKETVSRMLSRLKSLGAIEKSGSKVKIKNLKLLKDLAV; encoded by the coding sequence ATGGAGTTTTTAAGGCAGATTCCGATTTTTTCAGGCCTTACCAAGGAGCAGCTTGAGAGTCTGGCGAATATTTCAGTCCTGAGGAACTACCCAAAGGGAACGGTTATATTTAACCCTTCTCAAAAAGCTGAAGGTTTTTACGCTCTTAAATCGGGCAAGGTGAAAATATACAGGACAAACCGTGGCAAAGAGCAGATAATCAGGATATTTACTGCACCTGCCTTTTTTGGAGAAGCAGCAGGTTTTATGGGTTCTAACTTTCCAGCTTGGGCTGAGGCCATAGAGGATTCAGAGGTTGTTTTTATTCCAAGGAAGGCCTTCATTCAACTTATGAAAGTTGACCCCGAAATTGCTATGAGACTTATGGCCGTTATGGCACAAAGGCTTGTTTACCTTACGAATGTTATTGAAAGCCTTTCCCTTAAGGACGCTCTCTCTAAGGTAGCCTCTTACATCTTAAGGCAGGCTCAGGAGAAAGAAGGAGAAGAGTTTGTTTTCAGGACAAACCTTGCAGCTATGGAGCTTGGTTTGACTAAAGAAACCGTTTCAAGGATGTTGTCAAGACTTAAAAGTTTGGGGGCTATTGAAAAGTCAGGAAGTAAGGTAAAGATAAAGAACTTAAAGTTGCTTAAAGACTTGGCTGTTTAA
- a CDS encoding nitrous oxide-stimulated promoter family protein: MSTVERERETLKRMISIYCWRKHKQERGKLCSECRELLEYAFKRLDLCPFGENKPTCKKCPIHCYRPEMREKIKEVMRFSGPRLLIYDPIGWLIHEIKERFSFKQPSL; this comes from the coding sequence ATGTCCACGGTAGAGAGGGAAAGAGAAACCTTAAAGAGAATGATTTCTATTTACTGCTGGAGGAAGCACAAACAGGAACGTGGAAAACTGTGCAGCGAATGCAGGGAGCTCCTTGAGTACGCCTTTAAAAGGCTTGACCTTTGCCCTTTTGGAGAAAATAAACCAACCTGTAAGAAGTGTCCCATCCATTGCTACAGGCCAGAAATGAGGGAAAAGATAAAGGAAGTAATGAGGTTCAGCGGTCCAAGGCTCCTCATCTACGACCCGATAGGCTGGCTCATACACGAGATAAAAGAAAGGTTCTCATTTAAACAGCCAAGTCTTTAA
- the cooS gene encoding anaerobic carbon-monoxide dehydrogenase catalytic subunit: MFGFFKKGNQKNQNQENFCTETDLATGVGVKVPSFHESVNYMYQKVKEAQLSNVADRFEAMEKVRCKFCKEGVSCQLCSMGPCRITPQTPRGVCGIDAHGIVMRNLLIKANMGLSAYTYHCREAALTLLETAKGNTIYEIKDPSKIDLLADILDVDKSLPLEEKAKKVAEGVLNSLSQNDTSIFVEKLAPESRKEVFRKLGIMPKGPMQELVDSVTRSMTNIDGDYVSLALAALRNGVASAFGSLVPLELIQDALFGTPSPHECQVDFGVLDPDYVNILPNGHEPFVGMALVKLAQDPEIQKMAKEAGAKGIRIVGSIETGQEMMARLECNDVFVGLTSNWISMEYFLSTGAVDAFVMDMNCSLANLKEYADKFKFKLIAVTNIMGIPGSIKLEYKPGKETEIAKEIIRLAIENFKERKNAPKTDVSKFKQKAIVGFSAEAIINALGGSLNPLLEVIKSGDIKGVVALVNCTSLGNGPQDSMTVQIAKELIKRDILVIGAGCGNAGLQKAGLETLEAVDKYAGPKLAGVCKALGIPPVLSFGTCTDTGRIIMTVIAIANALGVDPSQLPVAVTAPEYMEQKAVIDGFSAVAMGLYTHVSPVPPVTGSDKVVKLLTEEVESLTGGKIAVGDDPVQAANGIEEHIMKKREALGI; this comes from the coding sequence ATGTTCGGATTCTTCAAGAAAGGGAACCAGAAAAACCAGAATCAAGAAAATTTCTGCACCGAGACAGACCTTGCCACGGGTGTAGGAGTAAAGGTTCCCAGCTTTCACGAAAGCGTTAACTACATGTACCAAAAAGTAAAAGAGGCCCAGCTCAGCAACGTAGCAGACCGTTTTGAAGCTATGGAAAAAGTAAGGTGTAAGTTCTGTAAGGAAGGTGTCTCATGTCAACTCTGTTCAATGGGTCCATGCCGTATAACACCTCAAACTCCAAGGGGCGTATGTGGTATTGATGCTCACGGTATTGTTATGAGGAACCTCCTCATCAAGGCAAACATGGGACTTTCAGCCTACACCTACCACTGTAGAGAAGCAGCTCTTACACTCCTTGAAACTGCAAAGGGTAACACTATATACGAGATAAAAGACCCTTCAAAGATAGACCTCCTTGCCGACATCCTTGACGTAGATAAGTCCCTTCCACTTGAAGAAAAGGCAAAGAAAGTTGCAGAAGGCGTTCTTAACAGCCTTTCCCAGAATGATACCTCCATCTTCGTTGAAAAGCTCGCTCCTGAGAGCAGGAAAGAGGTATTCAGAAAGCTCGGCATTATGCCCAAAGGTCCAATGCAGGAGCTTGTAGACTCCGTTACCCGCTCAATGACAAACATCGACGGAGATTACGTATCCTTAGCACTTGCCGCTCTCAGGAACGGTGTAGCATCTGCTTTCGGTTCACTTGTACCATTAGAGCTCATTCAAGACGCCCTATTCGGAACACCCTCACCTCACGAGTGTCAGGTTGACTTCGGAGTTCTTGACCCTGACTACGTAAACATCCTTCCCAACGGACACGAGCCCTTCGTAGGAATGGCCCTCGTCAAACTGGCTCAAGATCCTGAAATCCAAAAAATGGCAAAAGAAGCAGGAGCCAAAGGAATAAGGATAGTAGGCTCCATTGAAACTGGTCAAGAAATGATGGCAAGGCTTGAATGCAACGACGTCTTCGTTGGACTCACCTCTAACTGGATATCCATGGAGTACTTCCTCTCAACTGGTGCAGTTGACGCCTTTGTAATGGATATGAACTGTTCTCTTGCAAACCTTAAAGAGTACGCCGACAAGTTCAAGTTCAAGCTCATAGCCGTTACAAACATTATGGGTATCCCCGGTTCAATTAAACTTGAGTACAAGCCCGGCAAGGAAACAGAAATTGCAAAAGAGATAATCAGGCTCGCTATTGAGAACTTCAAGGAGAGAAAGAACGCTCCAAAGACCGACGTATCAAAGTTCAAGCAGAAGGCCATTGTTGGATTTTCCGCAGAGGCTATCATTAACGCCCTCGGTGGAAGCCTCAATCCACTCCTTGAAGTCATAAAGAGCGGAGACATTAAGGGAGTTGTTGCTCTCGTTAACTGTACCTCCCTTGGCAACGGTCCTCAGGACAGCATGACCGTTCAGATAGCCAAGGAGCTCATTAAGAGGGATATCCTCGTAATCGGTGCTGGATGCGGTAACGCAGGACTCCAGAAGGCTGGACTTGAAACTCTTGAAGCTGTTGATAAGTACGCAGGTCCTAAGCTTGCAGGCGTCTGCAAGGCCCTCGGTATTCCACCGGTTCTTTCCTTTGGAACGTGTACAGACACCGGAAGGATTATCATGACCGTTATAGCTATAGCTAACGCCCTTGGTGTTGACCCATCCCAGCTCCCAGTAGCGGTAACTGCTCCTGAGTACATGGAGCAGAAGGCCGTTATAGACGGATTCTCTGCTGTTGCCATGGGACTCTATACCCACGTATCACCAGTTCCTCCAGTTACCGGTTCTGACAAGGTCGTGAAACTCCTCACAGAGGAAGTTGAGAGCCTCACAGGCGGTAAGATTGCCGTTGGCGATGACCCAGTTCAGGCAGCTAACGGAATAGAAGAACACATCATGAAGAAGAGGGAAGCCCTCGGTATATAA
- a CDS encoding NifB/NifX family molybdenum-iron cluster-binding protein, translating into MRIAVPVLDTEVGGRRLVNAHFGKSNLFAIVDTASGSVEIVENPGLHVERGRGVFIAEMFKEKKVDVVLVKEMGPGAFDKVRNRLGIKVYLVPPEVKFLDDAVEKFKRGELPELLEPNEDEHRA; encoded by the coding sequence ATGAGAATTGCTGTTCCTGTTCTTGATACAGAAGTTGGTGGAAGGAGGCTTGTTAATGCCCACTTTGGAAAGTCTAACCTCTTTGCCATTGTTGATACCGCCTCTGGTAGCGTTGAGATTGTTGAAAATCCCGGCCTTCACGTAGAGAGGGGAAGAGGCGTTTTTATAGCGGAGATGTTTAAGGAGAAAAAGGTTGATGTTGTTCTCGTTAAGGAGATGGGGCCCGGTGCATTTGACAAGGTGAGAAACCGGTTGGGAATAAAGGTTTACCTCGTTCCGCCAGAGGTGAAGTTCCTTGACGATGCCGTAGAGAAGTTTAAAAGGGGAGAACTCCCAGAGCTCTTAGAGCCAAACGAAGACGAACACAGAGCTTAG
- a CDS encoding DUF1847 domain-containing protein → MKCHRCSSPGCYREGKKCKELQELKELCEFERRLLEVSSDIEREFYCKLTRLEELLEFANRMGFKKVGIAFCIGLFEEVKFVAEVFERRGFEVFSVACKVGAIDKSELNLKKMQPCKLEAACNPVGQAEVLNEVGTEMNVIVGLCVGHDMLFQMYSRAPVTTLIVKDRVLAHNPAGAIYSGYYRKKLLGR, encoded by the coding sequence ATGAAGTGTCATAGGTGTTCTTCGCCCGGTTGCTACAGGGAAGGTAAAAAGTGTAAAGAGTTACAGGAGCTTAAAGAGCTCTGCGAGTTTGAAAGGAGACTTCTTGAAGTTTCCTCAGATATAGAGAGGGAGTTTTACTGTAAGCTGACGAGGCTTGAGGAGCTCTTAGAGTTTGCGAATAGGATGGGGTTTAAGAAGGTAGGCATAGCTTTCTGCATAGGACTGTTTGAAGAGGTAAAGTTCGTTGCAGAAGTTTTTGAGCGTCGCGGTTTTGAGGTTTTCTCTGTTGCCTGCAAGGTAGGAGCTATTGACAAGTCAGAGCTTAACCTCAAAAAAATGCAGCCGTGTAAGCTGGAGGCTGCCTGTAATCCTGTAGGTCAGGCGGAAGTTCTTAATGAAGTTGGCACTGAAATGAACGTTATCGTTGGCCTCTGCGTCGGCCACGACATGCTCTTTCAGATGTATTCAAGAGCTCCTGTAACAACGCTGATAGTTAAAGATAGAGTTCTTGCCCACAATCCAGCAGGCGCTATTTACAGCGGATACTACAGAAAGAAACTTCTTGGCCGCTAA
- the topA gene encoding type I DNA topoisomerase, which yields MGKKKLLIVESPAKAKTIQRYLGKDFIVKASMGHVIDLPEDEFGVDIEKGFKPKYVTIKGKDKVLKEIRKAAKEAEEVFLATDPDREGEAISWHIANALKRIKKDGIYRVRFHEITKKAIQEAVKNPDKIDENKVYAQQARRILDRIVGYTISPLLSRRFKKALSAGRVQSVALRLICDREEEIRNFVPKEYWTVEEVFVKEGKDFPAKLFAVDGKKLDKFDIPDEKSAEELVKRAKEASFKVTRVERKERRRKPQPPFITSTLQQEASRRFGFPAKLTMQIAQQLYEGIDLGNERVGLITYMRTDSTRVSDEAVEEVRRFIKEELGEEFLPKTKRSYEGKTPKTAQDAHEAIRPTSVYRTPESVKKFLTPEQYKLYDLIWRRFVASQMKDAVFNTVSVDIEGGGLTFRATGSTLKEEGFLKVYPIEFEEKLLPDLEEGDKVVLKEVKGVQHFTEPPPRYTEGTLVKALEEEGVGRPSTYATIISNIIQRGYVKKEKQKLVPTELGEFINSLLKKLFPKIVDVKFTANIEEELDKIEEGKKDWKELLSEFYFGEFKGLLEKAEKELKKLKGEEIGRECPECGAPLLKIHGRFGTFIACSAYPECKYKESSAEEPEKTGEKCPECGADLVIKSGKYGRFIACSAYPNCKYTAPFTYGKCPKCGEGDIVERRSKKGKKFYGCSRYPDCDFTASQPPKGDGK from the coding sequence ATGGGAAAGAAGAAACTCCTCATAGTTGAGTCTCCGGCTAAAGCGAAGACGATACAGAGGTACTTGGGTAAGGACTTTATAGTTAAGGCCTCTATGGGACACGTGATAGACCTGCCGGAGGATGAGTTCGGCGTTGACATAGAGAAGGGGTTTAAACCCAAGTACGTAACGATAAAGGGCAAGGACAAGGTTTTAAAAGAAATAAGGAAAGCTGCAAAGGAGGCGGAGGAGGTCTTTTTAGCTACAGACCCAGACAGGGAAGGGGAGGCCATAAGCTGGCACATAGCCAACGCCTTAAAGAGGATAAAGAAGGACGGCATCTATCGGGTCAGGTTTCACGAGATAACTAAGAAAGCCATACAGGAGGCCGTGAAAAATCCCGATAAGATAGATGAAAACAAAGTTTACGCCCAGCAGGCAAGACGAATCCTTGACAGAATTGTTGGATACACAATCTCTCCCCTCCTTTCCCGCAGGTTTAAAAAAGCCCTCTCTGCCGGAAGAGTCCAGTCGGTCGCTCTTAGGCTCATCTGCGATAGGGAAGAGGAGATAAGGAACTTTGTCCCGAAAGAGTACTGGACAGTTGAAGAAGTTTTTGTAAAAGAGGGTAAAGACTTCCCTGCAAAGCTCTTCGCAGTTGACGGAAAAAAGCTTGATAAGTTTGACATTCCAGACGAAAAAAGTGCAGAAGAGCTTGTTAAGAGGGCAAAAGAGGCCTCCTTCAAAGTAACGAGGGTAGAGAGAAAGGAGAGAAGACGAAAACCACAGCCTCCTTTTATTACGTCAACTCTCCAGCAGGAGGCATCACGCCGTTTTGGATTCCCTGCAAAACTGACGATGCAGATAGCCCAGCAACTCTACGAAGGTATTGACCTTGGGAATGAGAGGGTTGGTCTTATAACCTACATGAGAACCGACTCTACGAGGGTTTCTGACGAGGCTGTTGAAGAGGTAAGACGCTTTATAAAGGAGGAGCTTGGAGAGGAGTTCCTTCCTAAAACGAAGAGGAGTTATGAGGGTAAGACGCCAAAAACGGCTCAGGATGCTCATGAAGCGATAAGGCCAACCTCTGTTTACAGAACTCCGGAGAGCGTAAAGAAATTCTTAACCCCTGAGCAGTATAAGCTCTACGACCTTATCTGGCGTAGGTTTGTCGCCTCTCAGATGAAAGATGCCGTTTTCAATACTGTTTCCGTTGATATAGAGGGAGGAGGTCTCACCTTCAGAGCGACGGGTAGCACCTTAAAGGAGGAAGGTTTCCTAAAAGTTTACCCGATTGAGTTTGAGGAGAAGCTCCTACCCGATTTAGAGGAGGGAGACAAGGTAGTCCTAAAAGAGGTAAAAGGAGTTCAACACTTCACAGAGCCACCTCCACGTTACACAGAGGGAACGCTCGTAAAGGCCCTTGAAGAGGAAGGTGTTGGAAGGCCTTCTACCTACGCGACGATAATTTCTAACATTATCCAGAGAGGCTACGTTAAAAAGGAAAAGCAAAAGCTCGTCCCGACAGAGCTCGGGGAGTTCATTAACTCCCTCTTAAAAAAGCTGTTCCCAAAAATTGTTGACGTGAAGTTTACGGCCAACATTGAGGAGGAGCTTGACAAGATAGAGGAGGGAAAGAAGGACTGGAAGGAGCTCCTTTCTGAGTTCTACTTCGGAGAGTTTAAGGGACTCTTAGAAAAGGCGGAGAAAGAGCTTAAAAAATTAAAAGGTGAGGAAATTGGTAGGGAGTGTCCTGAGTGTGGCGCTCCTCTCCTTAAAATTCACGGAAGATTCGGAACATTTATAGCGTGCTCAGCCTATCCGGAGTGTAAGTACAAAGAGTCTTCCGCTGAAGAACCAGAAAAAACGGGAGAAAAGTGTCCTGAGTGTGGCGCTGACCTTGTCATAAAGAGCGGTAAATATGGTAGATTTATAGCGTGTTCGGCTTACCCCAACTGCAAGTACACTGCGCCCTTTACTTACGGTAAGTGTCCAAAGTGTGGAGAGGGTGATATAGTTGAAAGGAGGAGTAAAAAGGGTAAGAAGTTCTACGGCTGT